A DNA window from Vibrio sp. CDRSL-10 TSBA contains the following coding sequences:
- a CDS encoding arginine N-succinyltransferase produces MAQWCAPCRLHVSHLTQKVERSLAAFAEDVEAPGDQAYFFVLEDARSGRLMGTGAINALAGCQEPFYALRNDVLIHSSRALNVHSRIQALTLNHDLSDHSQLCSFYVDPSLRDTPYAALVTLGRLLFMSAFPMRFSDQWLAVMPGVADAEGRAPFWENVGRKFFGMDYNQVEYYNGTRDKTFIAELMPHHPLYVPLLAKEAQQALGQVHGDAELQFRLLGDEGFEADKYIEIFDAGAIMTARRDTLSIWHGKQHATVASESGDLASAKPFLIGFMGPDGFCATIVSAYFAANKLILEQGKCEEAGLQQGQSVWFLPL; encoded by the coding sequence GTGGCCCAATGGTGTGCACCCTGCCGGCTACACGTTTCCCATCTGACTCAGAAGGTTGAACGTTCACTGGCCGCTTTTGCAGAGGATGTGGAAGCACCGGGCGATCAGGCTTATTTCTTCGTGCTTGAAGATGCCCGCAGTGGTCGCTTAATGGGGACCGGCGCTATCAATGCACTGGCCGGTTGCCAGGAGCCCTTTTACGCGCTGCGTAATGATGTCCTTATTCACTCTTCCCGCGCTCTTAACGTCCACAGCCGGATTCAGGCTCTGACGTTGAATCATGATTTGAGTGACCATTCCCAGCTCTGTTCATTTTATGTGGATCCATCTTTGCGTGACACGCCTTATGCTGCACTGGTGACTCTGGGCCGACTGCTGTTCATGAGCGCATTTCCAATGCGATTTTCGGATCAATGGCTGGCGGTGATGCCGGGTGTGGCAGATGCTGAGGGTCGGGCTCCGTTTTGGGAAAACGTCGGGCGTAAATTTTTTGGTATGGATTACAACCAGGTCGAATACTACAACGGCACCCGGGATAAAACGTTTATTGCCGAACTGATGCCGCATCATCCTCTTTATGTCCCCTTGCTGGCCAAAGAGGCGCAGCAGGCGCTGGGACAGGTACATGGTGATGCAGAGCTGCAGTTTCGCCTGCTCGGTGATGAAGGGTTTGAAGCGGACAAATATATCGAGATCTTCGATGCCGGGGCCATTATGACGGCACGTCGCGACACTCTGTCCATCTGGCACGGTAAGCAACACGCGACGGTGGCCAGTGAAAGCGGTGATTTAGCGAGCGCCAAACCCTTCCTGATTGGTTTTATGGGCCCGGATGGCTTCTGCGCCACCATAGTATCTGCGTATTTTGCCGCTAACAAACTGATTTTAGAACAAGGAAAGTGTGAAGAAGCCGGCCTGCAACAGGGCCAGTCAGTGTGGTTTTTGCCACTGTAA
- a CDS encoding DUF2000 domain-containing protein: MNLPDENQQRYVAVLSKKLDFGRSLNVLGHLSAGLADLLHSEGTEYVDYRDLDGNILPNISHYPFIVLKADNSNKIRKVKQEASDRGIRYTVFTHTMAQGGSAEQQTLTQQTSESELEYWGICLFGDTETIQQFTSKLSLYK, encoded by the coding sequence GTGAACCTACCTGATGAGAATCAACAGCGTTATGTCGCTGTACTGAGCAAAAAATTGGATTTTGGCCGCAGTTTAAACGTGTTGGGACATCTTAGTGCCGGTCTGGCGGATTTGCTGCATAGTGAGGGTACCGAGTATGTCGACTATCGTGATCTCGATGGCAATATTTTGCCTAACATTTCCCATTATCCGTTTATTGTGCTGAAAGCCGACAACTCCAACAAAATTCGCAAAGTGAAACAGGAGGCCAGTGACCGGGGAATTCGTTATACAGTCTTTACTCATACGATGGCGCAAGGGGGCTCTGCCGAGCAGCAAACTCTGACGCAGCAGACTTCTGAGTCAGAGCTGGAATACTGGGGCATCTGCCTGTTTGGCGATACCGAAACAATCCAGCAGTTCACCTCAAAGCTGAGCCTCTACAAATAA
- a CDS encoding GGDEF domain-containing protein, with product MQSCCLRPADLGARYGGEEFVMVLPDTNQEGLEHIAQRLKEALQEKAIAHPQSPTKLLTVSAGGATYMPGASSCKTEQLLVLADTMLYQAKGQGRNQTCSDVVEA from the coding sequence ATTCAGTCCTGCTGTCTACGTCCGGCCGATCTCGGCGCCCGCTACGGCGGCGAAGAATTTGTCATGGTACTGCCGGATACCAATCAGGAAGGGCTCGAGCATATCGCGCAGCGGCTGAAAGAAGCTCTGCAAGAGAAAGCCATCGCCCACCCTCAATCGCCAACTAAACTGCTGACGGTCAGTGCTGGCGGTGCGACTTACATGCCGGGAGCGTCATCCTGTAAAACAGAGCAACTGCTGGTTCTGGCTGATACCATGCTGTATCAGGCCAAAGGTCAGGGCCGTAACCAAACCTGCAGCGACGTGGTTGAAGCTTAG
- a CDS encoding universal stress protein — protein sequence MKYQHILVALELEEESKLLIDKAVSFASLVDADVSLVHIDGTKGEIYQQLIDIRAEPEQKPLDEHSNKMLKQFQQYSEFPFKHFYVGTGDLSKKLETLIASDNYDLLICGHHHDFVSKIVSYSRHLINKSPIDILVVPIVD from the coding sequence ATGAAATATCAACATATCCTGGTCGCTCTGGAATTGGAGGAAGAGAGTAAACTGTTGATTGATAAAGCAGTCTCTTTTGCCAGCTTAGTCGATGCTGATGTGTCTCTGGTTCATATTGACGGGACGAAAGGGGAAATTTACCAACAGCTGATCGACATCCGGGCTGAGCCGGAACAAAAACCTCTGGATGAACATTCAAATAAGATGCTCAAGCAATTTCAACAATACAGTGAATTCCCATTCAAACACTTTTATGTCGGTACCGGGGATCTGAGCAAAAAGCTGGAAACCCTGATTGCCAGCGATAACTATGATCTGCTGATCTGTGGTCATCACCATGATTTTGTCAGCAAAATCGTCTCCTACTCTCGCCATCTGATCAACAAATCCCCCATCGATATTCTGGTGGTGCCGATTGTTGATTAG
- a CDS encoding EAL domain-containing protein, with the protein MGQSSLRTFNKKIMAVSAILVSLYLALVISVAYIGQEKLKDSHYKTLDLKVKSYASTLENLFTIASEDVSNLTEDKSVQTFFANLASGMSMEYGLGASLINVKRKLNEKISHKTVNHRPIYNKLTLLGYDGSSLISTAVDSLNPIDLTLLLAEDTPLADLKASRDADGNMLIQVIRKVKFSGRVVAYLVADINPDVVINQLTYQEHEDSHSRMELAIDGSKMMVWDSIEQVHGKVLLSDNSKDLSGKIYFEVPGEHYHFKLLSWFEPLNQQDIFTSKIFIYGLVILGVMIIFGLCYAFILNNAQVELSIKLQQETKTKSILSQQNHKLTKEIAKRKASESALAYQAKHDVLTSLPNRSYALERLNLELARAERTGQEVLVMFIDLDHFKQINDSMGHFFGDEILKLCVERLQQAVRKTDLLARIGGDEFLLILPELTDHDAAQRLSLSLLKAFETPFVWKNQEFFLSASIGMSIYPRDGSTSEQLVASADMAMYRVKQDGRNGFCFYDHNMNDDLQRFLELENRLRNAISHQMLELYYQPIVHLASGRVVGAEALMRWHDEKYGFVNPEEFISIAERNGLIHQLGEFAIRQATQQAAQWQQIVPLFISVNFSSVQFRYCDQLLVQIENSLQASGLPGEKFDVEVTESLFFNHSNELMSMLDKLRERRVKLTIDDFGTGYSALSYIQRFPFDRLKIDRSFIKDMLDNDSDKELVNVIIAMAKALGLQIVAEGIEEQRHVDYLNQMQCEYGQGFFFSRPLPAKEFEAYLRKAGQ; encoded by the coding sequence TCAGTGCGATCTTGGTATCGCTCTACCTGGCTTTGGTGATTTCTGTTGCTTATATCGGTCAGGAAAAGTTAAAAGACTCCCATTACAAGACATTGGATCTCAAGGTAAAAAGTTATGCCAGCACATTGGAAAACTTATTCACAATAGCCAGTGAAGATGTCTCTAACCTGACCGAGGATAAAAGCGTTCAGACCTTTTTTGCCAACCTGGCCTCGGGTATGTCGATGGAATATGGTCTGGGCGCCAGCCTGATCAACGTTAAACGCAAACTCAACGAAAAAATCAGTCATAAAACAGTCAATCATCGCCCGATCTACAACAAGCTGACTCTGCTTGGTTATGATGGTTCGAGCTTGATCTCAACAGCTGTGGACTCGCTTAATCCGATTGACCTGACCTTGTTACTGGCCGAGGATACGCCGCTCGCGGATCTTAAGGCGAGCCGGGATGCTGATGGCAACATGCTGATTCAGGTCATCCGTAAGGTGAAATTTTCCGGACGTGTTGTGGCCTATCTGGTTGCGGATATCAACCCGGATGTTGTCATCAACCAGCTGACCTATCAGGAGCATGAAGACAGTCACAGCCGCATGGAGCTGGCGATTGATGGCAGCAAGATGATGGTGTGGGATTCCATCGAGCAGGTGCATGGTAAGGTGCTGTTGTCTGATAACAGCAAAGACTTATCCGGTAAAATCTATTTTGAAGTGCCGGGTGAGCATTATCACTTCAAGTTGTTGTCTTGGTTCGAACCACTTAACCAGCAGGACATTTTTACCTCAAAAATCTTTATCTATGGCTTGGTCATCTTAGGTGTGATGATCATTTTCGGTTTGTGTTACGCTTTTATTCTCAATAATGCTCAGGTAGAGCTGAGCATTAAGCTGCAACAAGAAACCAAAACCAAATCCATTCTGTCGCAACAGAACCACAAACTGACTAAAGAAATCGCCAAACGTAAGGCCTCGGAGTCCGCACTCGCTTATCAGGCTAAGCATGATGTGTTGACCAGTCTGCCCAACCGCAGTTACGCGCTGGAGCGCCTCAACCTTGAGTTAGCCCGGGCAGAGCGAACCGGACAAGAAGTCCTGGTGATGTTTATCGACCTGGATCATTTCAAACAGATCAACGATTCAATGGGCCATTTTTTCGGTGATGAAATTCTTAAACTCTGTGTCGAACGTCTGCAGCAGGCTGTACGCAAGACGGATTTGCTGGCCCGCATCGGTGGTGATGAGTTTTTGCTGATTCTGCCGGAGTTGACCGATCATGACGCTGCTCAGCGTTTATCCCTCTCGCTGCTCAAAGCGTTTGAGACGCCGTTTGTATGGAAGAATCAGGAGTTTTTCCTCTCGGCCAGTATCGGTATGTCGATTTACCCGCGCGACGGAAGTACATCGGAGCAACTCGTCGCCAGTGCGGACATGGCGATGTATCGGGTAAAACAGGATGGGCGCAATGGTTTCTGTTTTTATGATCACAACATGAATGATGATCTGCAGCGTTTTCTCGAGTTGGAAAACCGCCTGCGTAACGCCATTTCCCACCAGATGCTGGAACTCTATTACCAGCCGATTGTTCATCTGGCGAGTGGTCGTGTGGTTGGGGCTGAGGCCTTGATGCGTTGGCATGATGAGAAATATGGCTTTGTTAATCCGGAAGAGTTTATCTCGATTGCGGAGCGTAACGGGCTGATTCATCAATTGGGCGAGTTTGCGATAAGACAAGCGACACAGCAAGCAGCGCAATGGCAGCAAATCGTACCCTTGTTCATCTCGGTTAACTTCTCCAGTGTCCAGTTCCGTTATTGCGATCAATTGTTGGTGCAAATTGAGAACAGCCTGCAGGCAAGCGGATTACCGGGAGAAAAATTTGATGTGGAAGTGACCGAAAGCCTGTTCTTTAACCACAGCAATGAACTGATGAGCATGCTGGATAAACTACGCGAAAGGCGTGTCAAACTGACGATTGACGATTTCGGCACCGGTTACTCTGCGTTAAGTTACATCCAGCGTTTTCCTTTTGATCGTCTTAAAATCGATCGCAGCTTCATTAAAGACATGCTCGACAATGATTCGGATAAGGAGCTGGTTAACGTAATTATTGCGATGGCCAAGGCGTTAGGACTGCAGATTGTTGCTGAAGGGATTGAAGAACAACGCCATGTTGATTACCTCAACCAGATGCAATGTGAATATGGCCAGGGCTTCTTCTTTAGTCGCCCGTTGCCGGCCAAAGAGTTTGAAGCCTACTTAAGGAAAGCCGGTCAGTAA
- the astA gene encoding arginine N-succinyltransferase — protein MMVIRPINRDDKQALLNLATKTGVGFTSLPNNEQRISDRIERMIATWEGSAPLHDQGYLFVLEDSVTKQVVGISGIEVAIGLTEAWYDFRVGTLVHASKELNVYTQMPTLFLSNDHTGNSELCTLFLDPDYRQGKNGHLLSKSRMLFMATFEDKFADKLIAEMRGVSDENGHSPFWESLGRHFFAIDFSEADYLTGIGQKAFIAELMPKHPFYVDFLTDEAKAVIAEVHENTLPARKILESEGMRYEGYIDIFDAGPTLEAYTRDLRIVRDHETRRVAVVDDAEEGVTPLLIGNQSYQHYRAIVANQPYTRDEILLTAEQADALNVTAGEVVRIAPLFAREKHHGLG, from the coding sequence ATGATGGTGATTCGTCCGATCAACAGGGATGATAAACAGGCGCTGCTTAATCTGGCGACCAAAACCGGGGTAGGCTTTACTTCATTGCCTAATAATGAACAGCGCATCAGTGATCGTATTGAGCGCATGATCGCGACCTGGGAAGGCAGTGCGCCGCTGCACGATCAGGGCTATTTGTTTGTACTGGAAGATAGTGTCACTAAACAGGTGGTCGGAATCAGTGGCATCGAGGTTGCGATTGGTCTGACTGAGGCCTGGTATGATTTCCGGGTTGGCACCCTGGTTCACGCATCCAAAGAACTTAATGTCTACACTCAGATGCCGACCCTGTTCCTTAGCAACGACCATACCGGTAACAGTGAGCTTTGCACCTTGTTCCTCGATCCGGATTATCGTCAGGGTAAGAATGGCCATCTGCTTTCCAAGTCGCGCATGCTGTTTATGGCCACCTTTGAAGACAAGTTTGCTGACAAACTGATCGCGGAAATGCGCGGTGTTTCGGATGAAAATGGTCACTCTCCGTTCTGGGAAAGTTTAGGCCGCCATTTCTTTGCGATTGATTTCAGTGAGGCGGATTACCTGACAGGGATTGGTCAGAAAGCGTTTATTGCTGAACTGATGCCAAAGCACCCGTTCTACGTCGATTTCCTCACCGATGAGGCTAAAGCCGTGATCGCTGAAGTGCATGAGAACACGCTGCCGGCGCGAAAAATTCTGGAAAGCGAAGGCATGCGTTATGAAGGGTATATCGATATTTTCGATGCTGGTCCGACCCTGGAAGCTTATACCAGAGATCTGCGTATTGTGCGTGACCATGAAACGCGCCGCGTCGCCGTGGTTGACGACGCAGAAGAGGGCGTGACGCCACTGCTGATTGGTAATCAGAGTTACCAGCATTATCGTGCTATTGTCGCCAATCAGCCCTACACCCGCGACGAAATTTTACTGACCGCCGAGCAGGCTGACGCGCTCAATGTCACCGCAGGAGAGGTGGTCAGAATTGCGCCGTTGTTTGCACGGGAAAAACATCATGGTCTGGGCTGA